Below is a genomic region from Rhizobium sp. 9140.
TGACAAGGGGGTGAGTAATTACCGCCCTCCGAGGTCATGCCGTCACTGGGGATATCACCGCACCCATCCGCAAGCTCGGCGAGGCAGAACGGAAGGCGACCAGCCAGGATGCTGCTGACGTCGCCTGGGCACTCGTCAATATCCGGACCTACTTTATACCGAAGCGGGCAAAGCGGAAATTCTGACCGAGCACCAGAAGCCTAGTCCGCCAATCACAATAGCCGTGGGCCATTCGTTGCGCTTACTGTCGATCAGCCCACCACGATCAACCCTGCGAGCCCTCATTTCCCGAGTGCATCCTGATCCCAGGCGAGCACCTGAAACGGCGAAGTGGAATGGGCGCCTGCGGACAAAACGGCGGTAACGCCGACCTCAGGGCGGTTTCTTTCCAACATAAGTTCGACGACGACACGATATGTTCGCGGTGGTTTCGTGTCGATCTGAGATGCCGCGACGAGCACGAGGTTTGCTATGGCCTGATCGGTTTCTGCCGCCTTCTTCCGCCGAAGCACGACGATTTCTCGAGACGTGGTTTTACCGATTCCGGGAATGGCCGCCATGAGAGGCTCCGGCGCGAAAAAGGCTGACAATCGGCCTGTAGGGTTGAAGACTGTGAGAAACGGGCGAAGCCGGGCGATGTCGTCTCGCGCCATGCCTGGGAGGAAGGCGATATCATCTAGGGCGCGAAACGGGGCGTTGCGGGCGCGCTGGCCGGGCGGTGGGTTGGCTGCTGTGTCGGGGCTGCCCGGTTGTGGCGTCTCCCCGGGCTCCCGCCAGTCGATGACCCTCGACGCGAAGACCTCCGGGCGCATGGTGGTCAATCCTGAGGCCCGATAGGCCGCGGCCAGCAGGTCCTTTCCGGAACCGTTCAGGTCCACCTTCCCGGCATCCGAGTTGACCCGTAATGTGACGACGCCCGCATCGAGCCGCAACTGCTGACCATCAATACTTTCGAGCGGGCGTTTCAAGATGAAAAGTTGATATCCGGCGAGCGCCACGGCCGACTGGAGAAGCGTTTCCCGCCGAAGATCGCGGCTGGCGAGATGCGCGGTATCCGTTGCAGCGCGTCCGAGCAAAAGAAGTGCGGCGACCAGGCTCGAAAGCAGGGCGACGACCGCGAGCACCGAGATGAGGATATAGCCGGAATGTCCTTGAAGGCGTGATGGACCTCTCATGGTCGAACGTAGCGCTCCCAGCCCCGGCCGTCATTGGGATCGATCGGCGCTGCACCTGCCGGTGATCCATTCTCCGGCGTGGACGGATCGTCAGGAACGAGGCTGCAGATTCCCTGTCCGGGTGCAGCGCATCCGGGTTCGGCATCGACGCGGATAGGTACGCGGACGCTCCCATGGAGCTTTCCGCGCGAGTCCGCCAAGGCGATGCGAATGGCAACCGGCATGGCGCGGCGGCCGGACCAGCGGTCTGTCAGGGCTTCTTGTCCGTTGGGAAGGCGTGAGAAATAGGCAAAGCGCACCGTATAGCCCTGTTGGAGAAGCGTGGCGGTCGCTGTCTCGCGGTCCATAACGGCATTTATATCGGTCGCATCCGGCGGAAGCGAACGTTCCTCGTCCCGCAAATCCGGGCCAACACTGGTCAGGATGACGAGGCGGCTGCCCGTAGCCGCTTCGGACGCCTTCGGGAAGCGGGCGAAGATCAAGGCCGTTTCCGTCCCCTCGAACACAAAGCCGGCTCCGGCACCTGCCCAGCGTTGGGGCGTCATGGTCTCGATCCTGTCGATCAGCGTGGAGAAGATGCGGCTTGTTTCCTCGATCTGTTGTGACGTCGAGGCGGTTCGGTCCGAGGCGCGCAGGACGAGCGAAACCAGCGATCCCAGAGCTACGAGGAGGAGCGCACCGATGGCCATCGCCGTCAGGGCTTCCACAAGCAGGAAACCGGAGGTCGGTGATCCCGGTCGCGGTGGTCGTGGAGACGAGGCGCGCGTCAAGGTGCACGCTCTTCCGGACGCGCATCTTCGGCGGTCGAAACCCGAATGAGCCGGATGGTCTCAAGGCTCACCACCGCTTCGCGACGGGCATTGAGCGACCAGCTGCTGCGCGGCGGAAGGGGCACGGTCACCATCATCCGGCGCGGTGTCCAGTCCACCGGCTTGCCCTCGGCATCCGCCGCCGTGGTAAACGGAAGGGGAAGAGGTTCGTATCGGATCGACCATGAGAGGCCATCCATGACACCGGCCTGGATGCCGTCGCCGGGATCGCCGCTGATGGGCGCCGTCATCAGCGATCGCGCCACCCGTTCCGCGCGCAGACGATCCTGGGCGCGACGTGTCCCCTCGATGGACGCCATCACAGCCTGCTGGATTGCCAGTGTGCCGAAGGCGAGCACGAGAAACGCCACAAGCACTTCGATCAGGGTGAAGCCACCCTGTACGCCGCCTTTGCGCATCGGAGACGTTGTTTTAGCGTGGCGCAACGGATGCCCCCAGGATGCGGATCATGGCGGTCGGTCCGGAAATGGCGATGCGAATGCGATCGCGTCCGGCGCTCAGCGCCAGCTCGCCGCTGGTCGCCCGTCCGTCTGGAAAGAATTGAAAGCCGGACGACCGCGCGGGCGAAAGGTTGAGCGCCATCGTCGCGGGCAGGGCGATCTCGCTTGTCGTGCGCGCGGATCGAATGCGTCCAGCATCGATAAAGACGGTGGTGGGACGCCCGGAGGCGATGGCCGCATTGCGCTCCATGCGCAGCAGCGCGACGATTTCGAACGCTTTGGAGCGTAGCGCCGTTGCGCCGGTTTGCGTACGGACGAGCGGCAATCCCAGCGAAGCGAGAAGGCCGAGCACGACGAGAGCCAGCACGACCTCGAGCATCGCGAAGCCGCCCCGTCTGTCACGCGAGATGGGGCGAGGCGTACGCGAAAAGCTACGCCTATTGGCTGACGATGTCGGCATCTGCGCCGCTCCCTCCGGCGACGCCATCGGCACCATAGGACAGGATCCGGTAGGGCGCCTTGTCGCCCGGAATGGAATATTGATAGGCATTGCCCCACGGGTCGGACGGCACGGCCTGCTGTTGCAGGTAGGGGCCGTTCCACCCCTGGGCCGAGCCCGGCCGCACGACGAGCGCGGACAGGCCTTCGCTCCTGGAGGGATAGCGGCCCATATCGAGATAGAAGAGGTCGAGCGACGACTTGAACGAACTCAGCTGCAAGGCCGCCGCGCGCGTGCGCGAACTGGTGAGGTAGTTGAGGACGCGCGGACCGACGAGACCCATGACGAGGCCGAGGATGACGAGGACGACGAGGAGCTCCACCAGCGTGAACCCCCCGGACCGGTCCCGGCGCGCTGGGCGCTGAGAGCGGCGGTGCAAAATTAGACCACGGTAGCGGCGGGATTGTCCCGCTTCGGGCGGCGTAAAAGTCGGCCACCTATTTCTCTTCTGCAATGAGCGCAGGAGGGCCTGGGGATCTATACCGTGGAATTATATCTGAAGGTTCGACTGGCTTGCTCGGAAGGCATGAGCCGGCGTCAGGCTGCAAAGCATTTCAACATATCGCGCGACAGCGTTTCCAAGATGCTGTCCTATTCGACGCCACCTGGCTATCAGCGACAATCACCGATCCGGCGGCCCAAGCTGGATGCGTTTGTCTCGACGATCGATCACTGGCTGGACGAAGACAGACAAGTGCCGCGCAAGCAGCGCCATACGGCCAAGCGGGTGTTTGACCGGCTTCGAGACGAATGCGGGTTCACTGGCGGCTATACGATCATCAAGGATTACATGCGCGAGCGGGATCAGCGCCGCCAGGAAGTGTTCGTGCCGCTGTCGCATCCGCCCGGCCATGCGCAGGCCGATTTCGGTGAGGCGATGGTGGTCATCGGCGGTGTCGAGCAGAAGGCGCATTTCTTCGTGCTCGACCTTCCGCACAGCGACGGCTGCTACGTGCGGGCCTATCCGGCGGCAGTGGCCGAGGCCTGGGTCGATGGCCATGTCCATGCGTTCGCTTTCTTCGGCGCCGTGCCGCAATCGATCGTCTACGACAACGACCGTTGCCTGGTGGCGAAGATTTTGCCTGACGGCACCCGCAAGCGCGCGACGTTGTTCAGCGGCTTCCTGTCCCACTACCTTATCCGGGATCGCTATGGCCGTCCCGGCAAGGGCAACGACAAGGGGAACGTCGAGGGTCTCGTCGGCTATGCCCGGCGCAACTTCATGGTACCGATCCCGCAGTTTGCGACATGGGAGGCGTTCAACACCTTTCTGGAGGAGCAGTGCCGGAAGCGCCAGCGCGACAGGCTGCGCGGCGAGAGCGAGACGATCGGCGAGCGCTTGCGGCGCGATCTGGCTGCCATGCGCGCCTTGCCAGCCTCGCCATTTGATGCCTGCGACCAGGCAAGTGCCAAGGTGACGGCGCAGTCGCTGGTGCGCTACAAGACCAACGACTATTCCGTCCCGGTCGCCTATGGCCATCAGGATGTGTGGGTGCGCGGCTATGTCAACGAAGTGGTCATTGGTGGCCGTGGCGAGATCATCGCCCGCCATCCTCGGTGCTGGGAACGGGAAGACGTCGTCTTCGATCCTGTCCATTACCTGCCGCTGATCGAGCAGAAGATCAATTCGCTGGATCAGGCAGCGCCCCTCCAGGGCTGGGACTTGCCGCAAGAGTTCGCTACGCTGCGCCGGTTGATGGAAGGCCGCATGGCCAAACACGGCCGGCGTGAGTACGTGCAGGTCCTCCGCCTGCTGGAGAGCTTCGAACTCGCCGATCTGCATGCGGCGGTGAAGCAGGCGATCCAGCTTGGCGCCATTGGCTTTGACGCCGTCAAGCATCTGATCCTGTGCCGGGTGGAACGCCGGCCGCCCAGACTGGACCTGTCCATCTACCCGTATTTGCCGAGGGCGACGGTCGAGACGACATCGGCGAAGGCGTATATGCGTCTCCTGTCGTCGGATGCGGGAGAAGTCGCATGAACACCCAAGCACCCGAGATCCTTCTCACCCATTATCTCAAAACCCTGAAGCTGCCGAGTTTCCAGCGCGAGTACCAGAAGCTGGCCCGGCTGTGCGCCACCGAAGGCGTCGATCATGTCGGATACCTCACCCGGCTTGCCGAGCGGGAGATGATCGAACGGGACCGTCGCAAGGTCGAGCGTCGCATCAAGGCGGCCAGGTTCCCGGTCGTCAAAAGCCTCGACAGTTTCGACTTCGCCGCCATCCCAAAGCTGAACAGGATGCAGGTGCTGGAACTGGCGCGCTGCGAATGGATCGAGCGCAGGGAGAACGTTATCGCTCTCGGCCCCAGCGGCACGGGCAAGACCCATGTGGCGCTCGGCCTCGGCCTGGCCGCCTGCCAGAAGGGCCTGTCCGTTGGGTTCACGACAGCGGCCGCACTGGTCAGCGAGATGATGGAGGCGCGCGACGAGCGGCGTCTCATCCGGTTCCAGAAGCAGATGGCCGCCTACCAGCTGTTGATCATCGATGAACTGGGCTTCGTGCCGCTGTCAAAGACCGGCGCGGAATTGCTGTTCGAGCTGATCTCGCAACGATACGAGCGAGGCGCGACCCTGATCACCAGCAACCTTCCTTTTGACGAATGGACGGAAACCTTGGGGTCCGAGCGCCTGACCGGCGCTTTGCTCGACCGCATCACCCATCACGTCAGCATCCTCGAGATGAACGGCGACAGCTATCGTCTCGCCCAAAGCCGCGCCCGAAAGGCCGGCTGACGCCCTTCGAAAATCGCAACGCGCGCATGAGACCCCCGCTCGGGCCTAAGCCCTCCCGGCGGTCTCATGCGCGCGCCACAAGTGGCCGACTTTTGCGCCGCCGCGTGGCAGGATTTTACTCCGCCGTTGACAGGAGAGATCCGGACCCCGCCGTGATCGCCCGCCAGGCGGAGGGGCGGGGCATGACCTCGATGCTTGAAGATGGGCTGGCCAAATGCGCCGAGGGCATGACCACCATCGACGAAGTGATCAGGGCGACCGGATGAGGCGCAGGGTCTTGTCTTACCATAAGGCGGCGCGCTCATGAGCGGCATCCTTTCCCGCATGGTCCGGCCGGCAAGGCCGATGCTTTCCGCCTTTGTGGATGCCGTCGAGCCCGTCTTCGTGGCGCTTGCGCCGGGCGCCCGATGGATCGCCGTGGAGGTCTCGGGCGATCGTCGCGATCCGCAGATGGCGGCAGAGGCGGCGGGCATGCCGCCCTCGTCCGGCGACCTGGCGTTCTACCGGGCCTCGCGGCGCGGCGCAGTCTTCCTCGGCCATGGCAGCAGCCTTCCCGAACCCGTCCGTCGGGCGTTCCGCAGTCGGGCGAATGCGGAGACAGAATTGCGCCTGCAGGCCGATCACGTCGTGACGACCCAGATCAAGGTGCCGATGGAAGCATCCGGCTTTGCTGCGCAGATCGTGGCCAGCCGCCTCGACAGGCTGACGCCCTGGCGATCGGAAAAGCTGCTGCACGGTTTTCATGTCGCCTCGAAACCGGGCGGCGATGGTCAGCTCACCGTCGACGTCGTCGCGACCTCGCGCGAGATCGTGGCGGCCGGCGTCGCCCGGCTTGCAGCCTTCGGCCTGGTGCCCTCGCGCGTCGGATCGGCAGGTGAGCCGATCGAGGAGCGTCTGCGTATCGATCTTCTCAACGGCGAGAACGATACGCTGCGCAAAACCCGTCGCAGACGCATCGCGGCGGGCACGCTTGCCGTCCTCGTCCTGACCCTCGCAGGCTTTCTCGCGTCGATCGCAGCACTTTCGATGAGCACGAGCGAGGTCGCGGACGCACAGGCGGGGCTGGATGCAACCCGCCGCAAGATGGTGGGGGCTTCCGGCAGCGGCGGCATTCGCGAGCGCGAGGCGGCTATGCTGGAGGCAAAGACTCCGGAGCAGGCGAGCTTTGTGCTGATCGACCGTCTCGCAACCATTCTTCCCGACACGACCACGCTCGACGAACTCGACATCCTGCCGCAGAGCCTGCGGCTCGCCGGCACATCCACCGAGGTCTCGTCTCTCGTCGCGATCATCGAGGCGGAACCCGCCCTGTCGCAGGCGAGCTTTGCAGCTCCGGTAACGCGGCAGGAGGATGGGCGCGATCGCTTCGACATCTCCGTCATTCGCGCGGGCAAGGACGGAGCGCCCGCACCATGACCATCGCGCCGCCACGCATGCAGGCCCTTCGCCTCTCGGCCATCCTCGTCTTCATCGGCTTGCCCGCGCTGTTCATGACGCTGGGTGTGCTGAATTATCTCCAGATAGCCGAGGATCGCCTTACGGTGGAGGAGGCAACCCGTCAGGCCGCCACGCTGGAGCGCCGACTTGCGAGCATTCCGGCTTCGACCGGAGATACGACACCAAGCCTCACCATCGAAAGCCCCTCGCGCACGGCCGCCATCGCACGGCTGCAACAGACCATCCTCGATGCCATCGCGGCCGCTCCCGGCCGGATCATCGAGACGGCAGCAAGCGAAGGCGACGTGGCCGAGGGCGAGGGAAGCGACGAGATCGCCGTCACCACGACCTTCGATGTCGACAATGATGGCCTTCTCCGCCTGCTCTACCGGCTGGAAAGCGGTCTGCCTCTGATGACGGTCGAAAGCCTCTCGATCCGCCGTCTTCCCGATGCGGGAGAGACAAGCTCGGGCGATAACGGGCAGATCCTGCTGCGGGTGGATATGGCGATCGGCGCGCGGTGGACGCCGGAGACAGTGCCCGAAGCGGGTGCGGAGACCGGTTCGTGATGTGGAAGCTCCGACCGGCATCATCGTGGCAAAGCCGCCTTCGCCTGCACGGCGTCCCGCTGCTTCTGGCGGCAGGTCTCTGCACGGGTATCGTCGCCACAGGCAGCGGGACTGCCGCACAGGATGTGCCGGTGCCGGAGGCAGTTCAGGCACAGAACATCAATCCAAATCCGCTGTCGGCAATCGACCCCGCATCTCTGACCGGGTTCCGCGACCGGCCCCTGTTCTCCCCCAGTCGGACCCGCCCGCCCGATCCGGTGACCGAACCCGTCTCCGAGGCGGCGGAGCCGCCGACCGAACAGCCATCGGAACCGATCACCCTTCAACTCCTCGGCGTCATCGGCACGCCGGAGGGCGTGAGCGCGCTTGTGCGCGACGAAAGCGACGACACGCGGCATGTGCTGCGAACGGGAGACCTCTTTCGAGGTTGGTCCGTCCTCTCAGTCGATGGTCGGGAGTTGGTGCTCGACAAAGACGGGGAGACGATGCGCTTACCCACCTTCAAGCCGTCCGAACAGGTCCTGGATGATGAGACGCCGAATGGCGACACGCAATTGATGCCGGATCTCGAAGGTTCGGCTGCAACGCCCTGAACGGATCGCGCGTGAACCGGCCGATGCCTGTCAGACGCCCGGATGCGTTGCCGACATAGGCTCCCGCCGGTTCGTGAGGCGCAGAATGGTGTAGCCGAGCAGTCCCGCAATCAGCGAGCCGATCAGGATGCCCACCTTGACGCGGTCCTGCATGTCAGGATCGGAAAAGGCGAGGAGCCCGATGAAGAGGCTCATGGTAAAGCCGATGCCGCAGACGAGCGAGACGCCGAAGGTCTGGCCCCAACTCGCTCTTGCCGGCAGGTCCGCAAGGCCCGCCTTGACGAGGATCAGCACGGTGCCGAACACCCCGATGCACTTGCCCAGCACCAGCCCCGCGGCGACGCCGAGCGTTACCGGCTCCACGAGCGCGGCCAGACTGACATGGGCGAACGAAACGCCGGCATTGGCAAAGCCGAAGATCGGTACGATCACGAAGGCGACCGGCTTGTGGAGCGCATGCTCCAGCCGGTGCAGCGGCGACGTATCGGGCGTGGCTTCCGGTGTGCCCGGCGTACGGCGGATCGGGATGGTCAGCGCCAGAATGACACCGGCAAGCGTGGCATGCACGCCCGAGGCGAAGACGAGCACCCAGAGCACCGCGCCGAGCGCCAGATAGGGCAGCAGGCGCTGCACGCCTGCGCGATTGAGGGCCACCAGCCCACCGATCACGATCGCTGCGCCGCCAAGCGCCATCAGGTTCATGCCCGAGGTGTAGAACAGGGCGATGATCACGACGGCGCCGAGATCGTCGATGATGGCAAGCGCCGCAAGGAAGATCTTCAGCGAGGCCGGCACGCGTGGGCCGAGCAGCGAGAGAACGCCGAGCGCGAAGGCGATATCCGTAGCCGACGGTACGGCCCAGCCATGCACGGCCACCGGATCCCGGTAGTTGAAGGCGATGTAGATCAGCGCGGGAACCGCCATGCCGCCGGCAGCCGCCGCGCCTGGGAGAATGCGCCGGCTCCAGGTGGAGAGTTGCCCGTCGAGCAGTTCACGCTTGATTTCGAGTCCGACGACCAGAAAGAAGGCGGCCATCAGCAGGTCGTTGATCCAGTGCTGCAGGCTCAGAGGCCCGATATAGATGTGCAGCGCGCCGAAATAAGCCTCCGCCAGAGGCGAGTTCGCAGTGAGAATGGCAAGCAGCGCCACCCCCATCAGCAGAAGGCCGCTCGATGTTTCGTTGTCGAGAAAGGCGCGGACTGTCGACTGGATGCGGCCCTTGGAAACGGCGGTCGAAGCGTGGCGTTCGGTCATGATTTCGGCACCTCGAAAAAAGGTTGACACAGTCTCCGTAGATTTTCGGGTAGCCGAGGGCGCACGCAGCACACGCCCACTGTGTTATACGGGCCGCAGATCCGCAGGACCAGCACTTTCGGGTCGTCGTCCTGACTGCGGACCCTTACGCTGTACAGGGCGAAGATGCCTTCGATCGGCAATGGGTCAGCCCGATGCTCGTGCCTCTACCAGAGCTTGGTGTGGCGGTTGACGTCCTTGTAAAGCAGGTAGCGGAAGCGGCCGGGGCCGCCGGCATAGCAGGCCTGCGGGCAGAAGGCGCGCAGCCACATATAGTCGCCGGCCTCCACCTCCACCCAGTCCTCGTTCAGCCGGTAG
It encodes:
- a CDS encoding PilN domain-containing protein; translation: MSGILSRMVRPARPMLSAFVDAVEPVFVALAPGARWIAVEVSGDRRDPQMAAEAAGMPPSSGDLAFYRASRRGAVFLGHGSSLPEPVRRAFRSRANAETELRLQADHVVTTQIKVPMEASGFAAQIVASRLDRLTPWRSEKLLHGFHVASKPGGDGQLTVDVVATSREIVAAGVARLAAFGLVPSRVGSAGEPIEERLRIDLLNGENDTLRKTRRRRIAAGTLAVLVLTLAGFLASIAALSMSTSEVADAQAGLDATRRKMVGASGSGGIREREAAMLEAKTPEQASFVLIDRLATILPDTTTLDELDILPQSLRLAGTSTEVSSLVAIIEAEPALSQASFAAPVTRQEDGRDRFDISVIRAGKDGAPAP
- the istB gene encoding IS21-like element helper ATPase IstB produces the protein MNTQAPEILLTHYLKTLKLPSFQREYQKLARLCATEGVDHVGYLTRLAEREMIERDRRKVERRIKAARFPVVKSLDSFDFAAIPKLNRMQVLELARCEWIERRENVIALGPSGTGKTHVALGLGLAACQKGLSVGFTTAAALVSEMMEARDERRLIRFQKQMAAYQLLIIDELGFVPLSKTGAELLFELISQRYERGATLITSNLPFDEWTETLGSERLTGALLDRITHHVSILEMNGDSYRLAQSRARKAG
- the nhaA gene encoding Na+/H+ antiporter NhaA, with product MTERHASTAVSKGRIQSTVRAFLDNETSSGLLLMGVALLAILTANSPLAEAYFGALHIYIGPLSLQHWINDLLMAAFFLVVGLEIKRELLDGQLSTWSRRILPGAAAAGGMAVPALIYIAFNYRDPVAVHGWAVPSATDIAFALGVLSLLGPRVPASLKIFLAALAIIDDLGAVVIIALFYTSGMNLMALGGAAIVIGGLVALNRAGVQRLLPYLALGAVLWVLVFASGVHATLAGVILALTIPIRRTPGTPEATPDTSPLHRLEHALHKPVAFVIVPIFGFANAGVSFAHVSLAALVEPVTLGVAAGLVLGKCIGVFGTVLILVKAGLADLPARASWGQTFGVSLVCGIGFTMSLFIGLLAFSDPDMQDRVKVGILIGSLIAGLLGYTILRLTNRREPMSATHPGV
- a CDS encoding PulJ/GspJ family protein, whose translation is MTRASSPRPPRPGSPTSGFLLVEALTAMAIGALLLVALGSLVSLVLRASDRTASTSQQIEETSRIFSTLIDRIETMTPQRWAGAGAGFVFEGTETALIFARFPKASEAATGSRLVILTSVGPDLRDEERSLPPDATDINAVMDRETATATLLQQGYTVRFAYFSRLPNGQEALTDRWSGRRAMPVAIRIALADSRGKLHGSVRVPIRVDAEPGCAAPGQGICSLVPDDPSTPENGSPAGAAPIDPNDGRGWERYVRP
- a CDS encoding type II secretion system protein GspK is translated as MKRPLESIDGQQLRLDAGVVTLRVNSDAGKVDLNGSGKDLLAAAYRASGLTTMRPEVFASRVIDWREPGETPQPGSPDTAANPPPGQRARNAPFRALDDIAFLPGMARDDIARLRPFLTVFNPTGRLSAFFAPEPLMAAIPGIGKTTSREIVVLRRKKAAETDQAIANLVLVAASQIDTKPPRTYRVVVELMLERNRPEVGVTAVLSAGAHSTSPFQVLAWDQDALGK
- the gspM gene encoding type II secretion system protein GspM, translating into MTIAPPRMQALRLSAILVFIGLPALFMTLGVLNYLQIAEDRLTVEEATRQAATLERRLASIPASTGDTTPSLTIESPSRTAAIARLQQTILDAIAAAPGRIIETAASEGDVAEGEGSDEIAVTTTFDVDNDGLLRLLYRLESGLPLMTVESLSIRRLPDAGETSSGDNGQILLRVDMAIGARWTPETVPEAGAETGS
- the gspG gene encoding type II secretion system major pseudopilin GspG encodes the protein MLHRRSQRPARRDRSGGFTLVELLVVLVILGLVMGLVGPRVLNYLTSSRTRAAALQLSSFKSSLDLFYLDMGRYPSRSEGLSALVVRPGSAQGWNGPYLQQQAVPSDPWGNAYQYSIPGDKAPYRILSYGADGVAGGSGADADIVSQ
- the istA gene encoding IS21 family transposase; this encodes MELYLKVRLACSEGMSRRQAAKHFNISRDSVSKMLSYSTPPGYQRQSPIRRPKLDAFVSTIDHWLDEDRQVPRKQRHTAKRVFDRLRDECGFTGGYTIIKDYMRERDQRRQEVFVPLSHPPGHAQADFGEAMVVIGGVEQKAHFFVLDLPHSDGCYVRAYPAAVAEAWVDGHVHAFAFFGAVPQSIVYDNDRCLVAKILPDGTRKRATLFSGFLSHYLIRDRYGRPGKGNDKGNVEGLVGYARRNFMVPIPQFATWEAFNTFLEEQCRKRQRDRLRGESETIGERLRRDLAAMRALPASPFDACDQASAKVTAQSLVRYKTNDYSVPVAYGHQDVWVRGYVNEVVIGGRGEIIARHPRCWEREDVVFDPVHYLPLIEQKINSLDQAAPLQGWDLPQEFATLRRLMEGRMAKHGRREYVQVLRLLESFELADLHAAVKQAIQLGAIGFDAVKHLILCRVERRPPRLDLSIYPYLPRATVETTSAKAYMRLLSSDAGEVA
- a CDS encoding type IV pilus modification PilV family protein, giving the protein MRKGGVQGGFTLIEVLVAFLVLAFGTLAIQQAVMASIEGTRRAQDRLRAERVARSLMTAPISGDPGDGIQAGVMDGLSWSIRYEPLPLPFTTAADAEGKPVDWTPRRMMVTVPLPPRSSWSLNARREAVVSLETIRLIRVSTAEDARPEERAP